A stretch of the Papaver somniferum cultivar HN1 chromosome 6, ASM357369v1, whole genome shotgun sequence genome encodes the following:
- the LOC113291230 gene encoding ATP-dependent DNA helicase PIF1-like, producing MMMRFLRLVLPSRLLILNRFLGFNKLSTSHSHVIKKNHNYRNCSSSPRYFSSKSSSEQLETAKLTKQQKQVLEEVSKGKSVFITGSGGTGKTFLLKQIVNLLKQEVHKPDEVFVTASTGVAACALNGQTLHSFAGIGLGEDDEDELLGRVCKNKLASQRWKQVKALVIDEISMISGELFDKIEYIAQMCKPKRRGEIWGGIQLIVSGDFFQLPPIIKYSNGEVKEFAFEAECWNESFDLQIELTRVFRQSDSQFIELLQRIRKGYRDANMLKLLDKCCLNELVNVPSDVPRLFPRNEDVKRLNNERLKNLGQEIVSYRAVDRGVNPWRNQLQQGIAPDVLEICLGARVMLIKNKDVEAGLVNGAVGTVIGFDRDYASKVLKKRCAERIRPKVRFDSGLEMVIEPDTWEVTEGNEVQVQRAQIPLILVWAVSIHKCQGMTLDRLQTDLSRAFGCGMVYVALSRVRSLDGLYMSGFSSSKIKTHPKVLQFYKGQIGS from the coding sequence ATGATGATGAGATTTCTGAGATTAGTTCTACCTTCAAGACTTCTCATTCTCAATAGATTTCTGGGTTTCAATAAACTCTCAACATCTCATTCTCATGTCATCAAGAAAAATCACAATTACAGAAATTGCAGTTCTAGCCCTAGATACTTCAGTAGTAAATCTTCATCAGAACAATTGGAAACTGCAAAgctaacaaaacaacaaaaacaagttctGGAAGAAGTTTCTAAAGGAAAATCAGTATTCATTACAGGATCTGGAGGTACAGGGAAGACATTTTTGCTCAAACAAATTGTAAATCTTTTGAAACAAGAAGTCCATAAACCTGATGAAGTTTTTGTTACAGCTTCAACTGGTGTTGCTGCTTGTGCTTTAAATGGACAAACCCTTCATTCATTTGCTGGTATCGGTTtaggagaagatgatgaagatgagttgctTGGTAGGGTTTGTAAAAATAAATTAGCTTCTCAAAGATGGAAACAGGTGAAAGCTTTAGTTATTGATGAGATTAGTATGATAAGTGGTGAACTTTTTGATAAGATTGAGTACATTGCTCAGATGTGTAAACCTAAAAGAAGGGGGGAAATTTGGGGTGGAATTCAATTGATTGTAAGTGGTGATTTCTTTCAGCTTCCTCCGATTATTAAGTACAGTAATGGTGAGGTAAAAGAGTTTGCATTTGAAGCTGAatgttggaatgagagttttgaTTTGCAGATTGAACTTACCCGGGTGTTTCGACAATCGGATTCACAGTTTATTGAGTTGTTGCAACGGATTAGGAAAGGCTATAGAGATGCTAACATGCTTAAACTTTTagataaatgttgtttgaatgaaTTGGTGAATGTCCCTTCGGACGTGCCTCGTTTGTTTCCGAGAAATGAAGATGTTAAGAGATTGAACAATGAGAGGTTGAAGAATTTGGGTCAGGAAATTGTTAGCTATAGAGCTGTGGATAGAGGGGTTAATCCTTGGAGGAATCAGCTTCAACAAGGGATTGCGCCAGATGTGTTGGAAATTTGTTTAGGTGCAAGGGTAATGTTGATCAAGAACAAAGATGTTGAGGCTGGTCTGGTGAATGGTGCAGTTGGAACTGTAATTGGATTTGATAGGGACTATGCAAGTAAAGTGCTTAAAAAAAGGTGTGCGGAACGTATACGGCCCAAGGTTCGATTCGACTCTGGCTTGGAAATGGTGATTGAACCTGATACTTGGGAAGTGACGGAAGGAAATGAAGTTCAAGTGCAACGTGCACAGATTCCGTTGATATTGGTGTGGGCAGTTAGTATTCATAAGTGTCAAGGAATGACTCTCGACCGTTTACAAACTGATCTCTCAAGAGCTTTTGGTTGTGGGATGGTTTATGTTGCACTTTCCAGGGTTAGGAGTTTGGATGGTCTTTACATGTCTGGTTTCAgttcatcaaaaatcaaaacacacCCTAAAGTGTTGCAGTTCTATAAGGGTCAAATTGGGAGCTAA